The following nucleotide sequence is from Gemmatimonadaceae bacterium.
GAACGGCGGCACGGTCGCCGGTGACCGTGGTCACGGCATGTCGTCCTCGGTGGAGGCAGCCTACCATCATGCGTTCCATCGTCATTCTCGCCGCGGTCGTTTGCGCGCTCGTGGCAGCGCTCGCGGCCGCGGCGTGCGATTCAGCGCCGACGTCGATCGCGTCGGTGCACACCGTCGTGAAGCCGCCGGTCATCGGCGGTTCGCTCGAGGGGCGGCGGCCGTTTCCCGCGGATAATGCGTGGAACACCGACATCAGCGCCGCGCCGGTCGATCCCAATTCGGCACGGCTCATCGCGTCGTGCGGCACCGCCAATCTGCACCAGGATTTTGGCACCACGTTCAATGGCCAGCCGAACGGGATTCCATACGTGCTCGTCTTCGACGGCCAACCCAGGGTGCCGGTGTCGTTCGACATTCCCGACGAGAGTGATCCCGGGCCGTATCCGATTCCGCCGAATGCGCCCATCGAAGGCGGGCCGAGCGCGGGCGGCGATCGACACGTGATCGTCGTCGATGTGAGCGCATGGAAACTGTACGAATTGTTTGATGCGCATCCGTTGAACGGCGGCATGAGCTGGCACGCCGGCTCGGGCGCCGTGTTCGACCTCAATTCAGATGCGCTGCGTCCCGCGGGCTTCACGTCGGCCGACGCGGCCGGCCTGCCGATCTTCCCGGGGCTCGTGCGCTACGACGAGGCGGTCGAGCAGCACGCGATCAACCACGCGCTGCGATTCACCTGCCCTCGCACGCGGAAGGCATTCGTCGCTCCGGCGCGCCATTTCACGAGCAGCGACACGAGTAGCGCGCTGCCGCCAATGGGCATGCGTGTGCGGCTCAAGGCGAACTTCGACACCACGGGATTTTCGCCGACGGTGCGGACGGTGCTGCGCGCGATGATGAAGTACGGCATGCTGGTCGCGGACAACGGCAGCGGCTGGTTCTTCCAGGGCGCGTCGGACACGCGGTGGGACGAGACCGAGCTGGCGACGTTCTCGCGCGTCCCGTCCAGCGCGTTCGAGGTCGTGAAGCCGTGATGGCAAACGCGGGACGCCGTCTCCGGCGTCCCGCATGCGAGATCTGATACTAGTATATTGGTATTATAAATTCAGCATCTCAGAGCACGCCGAGCCACTTCGACTGGTCGCCCGTGAACCCGGGGAACACGGCCTCCATCTTCGCGGCGCCCAAGTGCTTGAACGCTACTTCCGAGAAGACCGAGCGGAAGTCGGTCGTCAGCGCGAGATCTCGGCCCTCGTTCAACTGCTCGGGCTCGAGCCCCGGCCACTTGCCGTGGACCTTGCGGCCCTTCACGTCGCCACCGATGACGAACATCGACGTCGCGTGGCCATGATCCGTCCCACCGTTGCCGTTCTGGTGCGCCGTGCGCCCGAACTCGGACATCGTGAGGATCGTGACGTCGGACATGCGTGGCCCAAGATCCTGCACGAGGGACGCGATCGACCGCGAGAAATCATCGAGCCGCCCGGCGAGCTGGCCCGTGGCACCGCCCTGATTGACGTGCGTGTCCCAGCCGCCGACGTCCGCGAACGCGATCTCCAATCCGACATCGGCCTTGATGAGCTGCGCGATCTGCTTCAGGTGCTGTCCGAACGGCGAGTTCGGATACGTCGCGCCGTTCTGCGGGATGTACTGCTGCGGATTCGCCGTCTTGAGGATCTTCATCGCTTCGAACATCTCGCCGCCCGCGGCATGCACCACGTCGGCGTTCCCCGTGCGGTACAGTGCCTCGAGCCGCTCGGCCTGCGTGCCGTTCGTGCGAATCGTGAATTCGTCGAGCGAGTTCATAGCGACGGTCGCCGCGTTGCCCTCGAGAATGCGCGGCGTCTGCGGAGTCATCGCCACCGCCTGGAACGGCGAGCCCTTGGCGTGCGCGCCCGCGTCGTTCAAGTGGCATTCGTCGCACGTGCCCTTCACGGCGAGATAACGATTGAGCCAGCCGTCTCTCGTGCCTTTGTTGTCGGGTGTTCCGCTTTCCATGTAGTCCTGCGCGTCGAAGTGCGAGCGCGTATTGCTTGGACTGCCGACGGCGTGGACGGGTGCGAGAATGCCGTCGTCCCAGAGTCGCTTGAACGGCGAGAGAGATGGATGCAAGCCGAAGAATCCGTCGAGGTCGATCGCGGTTTGCGCGGCGCCGGAGACGGGACGCGGGATCGCGATCGTCGGACGCATGCTGTAGTACGCTCGTTCGCCGTGCGGTACGACGACGTTGAGCGCATCGGCCGCGCCGCGCTGGAAGAGCACGACCAGCACCTTCCCGCGTCCGTTGCCGTTGAGCGCCGCACCCTTGACCAGATCCTGCGCGAAGACCGTGCGGCGAAGGAACGAGGGATTCAACCCCATCGTCGCCAGCGCCATCGCGCCCGACTTCATGAACACTCGGCGTTTCATTCCAGTATCCTCATCGTCTGCATTGACGGCTGTCGACTGCTATTAGCGTCTTTGAAATTCCGGCGAGCCCAGCGCCAGTCCGACGACTTGCGGCAAGCCCTGCAGGTTGATCGGCCGCGTGCCGCCAATCGGTTGATTCGCACCGCGGCCTCGTCCAAGCGCCGCTTTGTTGCCCAGCCCCGCCGCGCGGGCGCGCGCGGGCGCCATCGTCGCCGTGTCCGCCATGACATTCGGATCGGTCATGCTGCCCATGTCGTTCGGCGCATTCTTCGCGAGCGGGTTCTCGCCGCTCAGCAGGACATCGCGTGTTTCGGTCGACACCTGACCACCGAGTAATGATTTCACGACGCCGTCGACCTGCTGGTCGCGCGGTTGAGTGCGGAGTGTCGCGAATTGCGGCCAGTTGTTGAGCCGTGCGTTCGGAATCTGTCCGGCGGCGAGCGCCAGACCGAAGTTGATGCGATTGAGAATCGCGCCCGTGTTCATCCACGCGTCGGCGCGGTCGGGCCAGCCTTCGGGCGTCTGGTGACCGAAGATCGGCTCACCAAGGCGCGCGACGAGCTGCGAGCTGCGCGGCGTCGTATCCGGCTGCGCGTTCACGGCGCGCAGCGCGCTGGTCACGAGCTCGAACGGCGTCTTCACCTTCGAGCGATACGCCGCTCGGCTGAAGAACTCCGGCGACACGACGATGCAGCGCAATGTTTCGCGAATGTCGCCGTCGGTCTTCGTGAACGTGTTCGCGCAGCGGTCGACGAGCGCCTTCGGCGGATCGTCCGACACGAAGTGGCGCGCGAGCTTCGTCGTGATGAAGTGCGCGGTCGCCGGCGCGTGCGCGACGATGTCGAGCACCTCTTCGCCTTCATCCTCGCCGTGTCCGGCGGGGAACGTGTGTCCCAGAATCGTCTTTTGGTCGGCGTCGTGAATGGCGGGATTGAAGACGAACTGGCCCGTCTGCCGATTGAACGTCCAGCCGGTGAGCGCGCGCGCGACTTCCTGCACGTCCTTCTGCGTGTACCCGCCGTCGACGCCGAGGGTGTGGAGCTCCATCAGCTCGCGGGCGTAGTTCTCATTGAGGCCGCGCCGCGCCTGCTGCTGCAGGCGTTGAATGATTTGCTGCCGCTGCTCCGGCGTCGCGTTTTCGAGTTGCTGGCGAATCGCCGGCGGCACGTTCGCTGGAATGTTTTGACCAGTCAGAATCGCCGGCCGCCGCGCGATGATGCCGGGCCGCCCGCCGCGTCCACCACGTCCGCGCGCCGCGAGCGTCGCATGCGTCGAGTCGGCGGCACTTTGCCAATTGTCGAGGAAGAACAACATCGCCGGACTCTTGGCCACGGCGCCCAGCAGGTCGCGGAACTTGCCGAGCGCGTGTGGGCGAATGACGTCGCGTTCGTATTGCGGGAGAAAGAGACGTGTCTGTCCCTTGCCCGCGAACACGCTGAAGTGGTTCTCCCAGAAGTCGACCATGACTTCGTCGAGCTGCCGGTCGGTGGTCACGGCGCGCGCCACCTTCTCCGATGCGATCTGTCC
It contains:
- a CDS encoding DUF1501 domain-containing protein; translated protein: MKRRVFMKSGAMALATMGLNPSFLRRTVFAQDLVKGAALNGNGRGKVLVVLFQRGAADALNVVVPHGERAYYSMRPTIAIPRPVSGAAQTAIDLDGFFGLHPSLSPFKRLWDDGILAPVHAVGSPSNTRSHFDAQDYMESGTPDNKGTRDGWLNRYLAVKGTCDECHLNDAGAHAKGSPFQAVAMTPQTPRILEGNAATVAMNSLDEFTIRTNGTQAERLEALYRTGNADVVHAAGGEMFEAMKILKTANPQQYIPQNGATYPNSPFGQHLKQIAQLIKADVGLEIAFADVGGWDTHVNQGGATGQLAGRLDDFSRSIASLVQDLGPRMSDVTILTMSEFGRTAHQNGNGGTDHGHATSMFVIGGDVKGRKVHGKWPGLEPEQLNEGRDLALTTDFRSVFSEVAFKHLGAAKMEAVFPGFTGDQSKWLGVL
- a CDS encoding DUF1800 domain-containing protein — translated: MRSIRHLSASLVAVAAAACASRATTVSTPASTGASARPPVNATVSAPPMASSGPMQIGDLLPDEQIQQVLNRLTFGARPGDVETVRAMGIENWIDRQLHPERIPDAATDSLMTHYAIYGVPTSDIVNDYTVAQKLQRQVKAKASADSDMNKKDVRREALADNQQLAQLVRQNQQLVGQIASEKVARAVTTDRQLDEVMVDFWENHFSVFAGKGQTRLFLPQYERDVIRPHALGKFRDLLGAVAKSPAMLFFLDNWQSAADSTHATLAARGRGGRGGRPGIIARRPAILTGQNIPANVPPAIRQQLENATPEQRQQIIQRLQQQARRGLNENYARELMELHTLGVDGGYTQKDVQEVARALTGWTFNRQTGQFVFNPAIHDADQKTILGHTFPAGHGEDEGEEVLDIVAHAPATAHFITTKLARHFVSDDPPKALVDRCANTFTKTDGDIRETLRCIVVSPEFFSRAAYRSKVKTPFELVTSALRAVNAQPDTTPRSSQLVARLGEPIFGHQTPEGWPDRADAWMNTGAILNRINFGLALAAGQIPNARLNNWPQFATLRTQPRDQQVDGVVKSLLGGQVSTETRDVLLSGENPLAKNAPNDMGSMTDPNVMADTATMAPARARAAGLGNKAALGRGRGANQPIGGTRPINLQGLPQVVGLALGSPEFQRR